From the genome of Moritella sp. F3, one region includes:
- a CDS encoding phospholipase D family protein has protein sequence MKFLYRDNYSVEINKFLSKCDKSYVAVAFLGEASFKLFEKSNSHQINIICNLESGACNPFVVEKLMALKNVNIKSLPSLHAKLLLNGSTLITGSANLSANGLCLQDSEINGWEETGLLTTHNEAIEDARTWYAITWDQSHFIDENDIVLAKEKWLFSRGVRGTNSTAKSLADLINKDISFLSDRRIYLAFYRDEASKEACEKADELAKSYGSTPEFYEDWDELPDGADLISVGLGPKNGFDIDGIYFTPLKPQAYEFKTADGSVSSIKICTKESDFMGIKITAEDQRLLKNNKDVVLNHKNYRTNEAFLIPLTDWVDAVNKSME, from the coding sequence ATGAAGTTTCTTTATCGTGATAATTACAGTGTAGAAATTAATAAATTTTTGTCTAAATGTGATAAATCGTATGTAGCTGTGGCATTTTTAGGTGAGGCTAGTTTTAAACTTTTTGAAAAATCTAACAGTCATCAGATAAACATTATTTGTAATTTAGAGAGTGGGGCATGCAATCCCTTTGTTGTTGAGAAATTAATGGCGTTGAAAAATGTAAATATTAAAAGCCTACCAAGTTTACATGCGAAGTTACTTTTAAATGGAAGTACCTTGATTACAGGATCTGCCAACTTGTCTGCTAATGGTTTATGTCTTCAAGATAGTGAAATAAATGGTTGGGAAGAAACTGGTTTATTAACAACGCATAATGAAGCGATTGAAGATGCGAGAACTTGGTATGCTATCACTTGGGACCAATCACATTTTATTGATGAAAACGATATTGTTCTAGCCAAGGAAAAGTGGCTTTTTTCTCGTGGAGTAAGGGGGACTAACTCGACCGCTAAATCACTTGCCGATCTGATAAATAAAGATATTTCATTCTTGAGTGATAGAAGGATTTATCTGGCATTTTATCGAGATGAAGCATCAAAAGAGGCATGTGAAAAAGCAGACGAACTCGCTAAAAGCTATGGTTCAACACCAGAGTTTTATGAGGATTGGGATGAATTACCTGATGGTGCTGATCTTATTAGCGTGGGGTTAGGTCCTAAAAATGGTTTTGATATTGACGGTATTTACTTTACTCCGTTAAAACCACAAGCTTATGAGTTTAAAACAGCAGATGGTTCTGTTAGCTCTATAAAGATTTGTACAAAAGAAAGTGACTTTATGGGCATCAAGATTACAGCTGAAGATCAGCGATTACTTAAAAATAATAAAGACGTCGTGTTGAATCATAAAAACTACCGTACTAATGAGGCGTTTCTAATTCCTCTTACCGATTGGGTTGACGCTGTGAATAAAAGTATGGAGTAA
- a CDS encoding group I intron-associated PD-(D/E)XK endonuclease, whose amino-acid sequence MPVKNALRPDPALQHYKQVSFETLTASWFTFDGWEVFFPIIDHDMKTDLLVSDGNNFYRIQVKTIESHDESHVVENRWGDAKIDYVIYFSREDNWGYILKPFMQRRKRLNSAAGIRFHQDPEDFIEAFNRI is encoded by the coding sequence ATGCCCGTAAAAAATGCACTTCGCCCAGATCCCGCACTTCAGCACTACAAACAAGTTTCGTTTGAGACCCTTACCGCCAGTTGGTTTACTTTCGATGGCTGGGAGGTCTTCTTTCCGATTATTGATCATGATATGAAAACCGACCTACTGGTAAGTGATGGTAATAACTTTTATCGCATCCAAGTCAAAACAATTGAGTCTCATGATGAATCTCATGTTGTGGAAAATAGATGGGGCGATGCAAAGATTGATTACGTGATTTATTTCTCTAGGGAAGATAACTGGGGTTATATCTTAAAGCCCTTTATGCAGAGACGTAAACGACTGAACTCAGCTGCTGGCATCCGCTTTCATCAGGATCCTGAGGACTTTATCGAAGCCTTTAATCGGATTTAG
- a CDS encoding toll/interleukin-1 receptor domain-containing protein, which translates to MKERSSKYLQKQHPRAIVASHDIPLTNLATQEVEKILHGHLAIEPDIGVKYRLLAVPELGGFGETASIAQNIDTIFAEMLSVEMNISNNINPTRSSINTAKLPLSPKVRLYTDTLKVSAEQIINEFEHFGLQVEVIEESNMYKSIFISYGGPDEEAVSRLNSNLKSHGIPTWFFPDDSIPGQKLHRMMHEGVNQHDKVLLICSEASLTRAGVLNEIERVLEREAKEGGTDILIPVTLDNFVFNEWNPERPDIAEQLRSRVIINANPDGESYKKQIDKLISALRA; encoded by the coding sequence ATGAAAGAAAGATCGTCTAAGTACCTCCAAAAGCAACATCCTAGAGCAATTGTTGCATCACATGATATTCCTTTGACTAATCTAGCTACGCAAGAAGTAGAAAAGATACTGCATGGGCACCTTGCTATAGAACCAGATATTGGTGTCAAATACAGATTGCTAGCAGTCCCTGAATTGGGCGGGTTCGGAGAAACAGCGTCAATTGCTCAGAATATTGATACGATTTTCGCCGAAATGTTATCAGTTGAGATGAATATTAGTAATAATATAAACCCTACAAGAAGTTCTATTAATACAGCTAAACTTCCTTTATCTCCTAAAGTTCGTCTGTATACCGACACTTTAAAAGTGTCTGCTGAACAAATTATTAATGAGTTTGAACATTTTGGACTTCAAGTAGAGGTGATTGAAGAGAGTAATATGTATAAGAGTATCTTTATATCTTATGGGGGGCCTGATGAAGAAGCAGTATCAAGGCTAAACTCTAATCTGAAATCTCATGGTATTCCTACTTGGTTTTTTCCTGATGATTCAATCCCTGGACAAAAGTTACACCGTATGATGCATGAAGGGGTGAATCAACATGATAAAGTCTTGTTGATATGCTCGGAAGCATCACTGACTAGGGCTGGTGTGCTAAATGAAATCGAAAGGGTGCTTGAGCGAGAGGCAAAAGAGGGTGGTACTGACATACTAATACCAGTAACCCTAGACAACTTTGTTTTTAATGAGTGGAACCCCGAGCGCCCTGATATAGCTGAACAATTAAGATCCCGAGTCATAATCAATGCTAATCCTGATGGTGAAAGCTATAAAAAACAAATTGATAAGTTGATTAGTGCGCTGAGAGCATAA
- a CDS encoding viperin family antiviral radical SAM protein → MSTSNIKPSSLINDLVINWHITEACNYSCDYCFAKWGKPNELHRSLDAVEQLLDKLANYFIKGTPPLKSNLRYEHVRINFAGGEPMMLGSAFSTILMLAKQKGFKTSLITNGHYLLRNKTKLPNNSLDMIGISFDSQSYAVREKIGRVNRKGESLDSEGLRLILRDIKSNQRGVKTKINTVVNKHNWKENFSTIISELKPDKWKVLHVMPYGTNELLISDNQFDDFVKEHSSLGLPIYAESNTAMTESYLMIDPKGCFYQNGHDNAGYRYSEFINDIGVEKALSQINFNQETFIARYFPADTSMLVEA, encoded by the coding sequence ATGAGCACTAGCAATATTAAACCGTCTTCATTAATAAATGATTTAGTTATCAATTGGCATATAACAGAGGCTTGTAACTATAGTTGCGACTATTGCTTTGCAAAGTGGGGGAAACCTAATGAGTTACACCGTTCTCTGGACGCTGTAGAACAGTTATTAGATAAACTAGCAAACTACTTCATTAAAGGGACACCACCTTTAAAGTCAAATCTGAGATATGAACATGTTCGAATCAACTTTGCTGGTGGTGAACCAATGATGTTAGGCAGTGCATTTTCAACTATTTTGATGCTTGCTAAACAAAAAGGGTTTAAAACATCACTAATAACCAATGGACACTATTTACTGAGGAATAAAACTAAACTGCCAAATAATTCTTTAGATATGATTGGCATCAGCTTTGATAGTCAAAGCTACGCAGTAAGAGAAAAAATTGGACGAGTTAATAGGAAAGGTGAATCTTTAGACTCAGAAGGATTGAGGTTAATTTTACGTGATATTAAAAGTAACCAAAGAGGAGTTAAAACTAAAATAAATACAGTCGTAAATAAGCATAATTGGAAAGAAAACTTTTCAACAATTATCTCAGAATTGAAGCCTGATAAATGGAAAGTTTTGCATGTGATGCCGTACGGTACTAATGAGCTTTTAATCTCAGATAATCAGTTTGATGATTTTGTAAAAGAGCATAGTAGCTTAGGACTACCCATTTATGCTGAATCTAATACGGCGATGACTGAGTCATATTTAATGATTGACCCTAAAGGGTGTTTTTACCAAAACGGCCATGATAATGCAGGTTATCGATATAGTGAGTTTATTAATGACATTGGTGTTGAAAAAGCACTTAGCCAGATAAACTTCAATCAGGAAACATTTATAGCTAGATATTTTCCAGCTGACACATCAATGCTAGTGGAGGCTTAA
- a CDS encoding ankyrin repeat domain-containing protein, translating into MATFPTFESVLLEISTGLGIKTELTSKAKSKFKNTEMSLGNFYDTWQKIILEIAHFFDLDENVTNDLLQNIQNDYAIHKAIETNVFTFKASKEKIVWHYLARVLIPALARHTVFWQIESKLDAGMPGGKFWYLPYLDPSKEDPKVELPIPQVLNWLIDLIEKPKSSIAKNIEHDLKIHDMTGTVLKNLHNWLKAKNTPEVSSINNTFPDEVKIKFNGCFQPNFAQPVFNQAIQFVIKKGHTPETLQHEIAITSDDLKAYFQHTCSEDQKADFVLKIQERYQAPSTKTIRQRLIVARATQNGYERLVKLITPHVDKLNINPEENKALQLVKVYELTYNETLKSHLEFSHLGEKNENKNFTQNLPPFLRHDLLLCVATENYATVPLVAPRLSSIFSDPTTTHKIDHIFPYSKNMMEEIKISFTQFASKQQHLDEKTSDLVNLLQKNKAPFKKLQSIEEFQIVHEASKYDYPNKNIKGLISQRLNELAVTQYQKIQSIFVELHEIFVSSSFNLQSEKKVKELISSANQNDEVVYWKPFILKYEAYHFIAQNKLKEAEKLLNIAMDECKKYNFASLRGTIARDAFALAIANQKLIPNNHEKYYRDIIYWGGLEDNTENKKTPDFFDISRDLHEYFWESLYQCYPSYSPLFSSSLQDLKSFLPDFQLVVKDQQQLNFILEKHKHLKSKQLKSPQSDSIIFLLIKISYDMKSKFKNTQLPIPADVIEEVISVSNKTLSAVRDIIKEWHQIVDISDFKQQTPLMLAANNKDVRTVQALLEANANPNLQDLRGRTALHAAMASGCIDSAKLIIKHGIDANITTIENATVLHTAVRMGSIQLTKLILSHFPELINAKDHNDMTATDLAFEIANCKLTYHILTNFLASESRSTVSHKSYKELLNYLNDITNSVTTA; encoded by the coding sequence ATGGCTACATTTCCAACTTTCGAATCTGTACTTTTAGAGATTTCAACAGGCCTTGGCATTAAGACCGAATTGACGAGTAAAGCGAAAAGTAAGTTTAAGAATACAGAGATGTCGTTAGGTAATTTTTATGATACGTGGCAAAAAATAATATTAGAGATAGCCCATTTTTTTGATTTAGACGAAAATGTCACTAATGATTTACTTCAAAACATACAAAATGACTATGCTATTCACAAAGCTATCGAGACAAATGTATTCACATTCAAAGCAAGTAAAGAAAAAATCGTGTGGCATTACTTAGCTAGAGTTTTAATTCCAGCACTAGCAAGACACACCGTATTCTGGCAAATAGAGTCAAAGCTTGACGCTGGTATGCCTGGGGGTAAATTTTGGTATTTGCCATACTTAGACCCATCAAAAGAAGATCCAAAAGTCGAATTACCAATACCACAAGTTCTAAATTGGTTAATCGATTTAATTGAAAAACCAAAATCTAGTATCGCTAAAAATATCGAACATGATTTAAAAATACACGATATGACAGGCACAGTATTAAAAAATTTACACAACTGGTTAAAAGCTAAAAATACACCCGAAGTATCGAGTATAAACAACACATTTCCAGATGAAGTAAAAATTAAGTTTAATGGCTGTTTTCAGCCCAATTTTGCTCAGCCAGTATTTAACCAAGCAATCCAATTTGTTATAAAAAAAGGTCACACACCAGAAACTTTACAGCATGAGATTGCAATTACTAGTGATGATTTAAAAGCATATTTTCAGCACACTTGTAGTGAAGATCAAAAAGCGGATTTTGTTTTAAAAATACAAGAACGCTATCAAGCTCCAAGTACAAAAACCATCAGACAAAGGCTCATTGTTGCAAGAGCAACACAAAATGGCTATGAACGACTTGTAAAATTGATAACCCCTCACGTAGATAAATTAAATATCAACCCAGAAGAAAACAAAGCATTACAGCTCGTTAAAGTGTACGAACTTACCTATAATGAAACTCTAAAATCACACTTGGAGTTTTCTCATTTAGGTGAAAAAAACGAAAATAAAAATTTTACTCAAAACCTTCCTCCGTTCTTAAGACATGACCTATTGCTTTGCGTCGCGACTGAAAATTACGCCACAGTGCCATTAGTAGCTCCTCGCCTATCAAGCATTTTTTCTGATCCAACAACGACTCATAAAATTGATCATATATTTCCATACTCAAAAAATATGATGGAGGAAATAAAAATATCCTTTACGCAGTTCGCATCTAAACAACAACATTTAGATGAAAAAACGAGTGATTTAGTTAACTTATTACAGAAAAATAAAGCCCCATTTAAGAAATTACAGAGTATAGAGGAATTTCAAATAGTCCACGAAGCCTCGAAATACGATTACCCAAACAAAAATATAAAAGGGTTAATTTCGCAAAGACTAAATGAACTAGCGGTAACGCAATACCAAAAAATACAATCCATATTTGTCGAGCTTCATGAAATTTTCGTATCTAGTTCCTTCAATTTACAAAGCGAAAAAAAAGTAAAAGAATTGATATCATCAGCGAATCAAAATGACGAAGTTGTGTATTGGAAACCATTCATTTTAAAATATGAAGCCTATCATTTCATTGCGCAAAACAAATTAAAGGAAGCTGAAAAACTTCTCAACATAGCGATGGATGAGTGCAAAAAGTATAACTTTGCTTCTCTACGTGGAACCATAGCCAGAGATGCTTTTGCTTTAGCTATAGCAAACCAAAAACTAATCCCAAATAACCATGAAAAATATTATAGAGACATTATCTATTGGGGCGGTTTAGAAGATAATACAGAGAATAAGAAAACACCTGATTTTTTTGATATTTCGCGTGATCTTCATGAGTATTTCTGGGAATCTCTTTACCAATGTTATCCAAGTTATTCCCCACTTTTCTCCAGTTCATTGCAAGACCTAAAATCATTTTTACCTGATTTTCAACTAGTAGTGAAAGATCAACAACAGTTGAATTTTATACTAGAAAAACATAAGCATCTAAAATCTAAACAGCTTAAATCCCCTCAATCTGACAGTATTATTTTTCTATTAATAAAAATATCCTATGACATGAAGTCAAAGTTTAAAAACACTCAGCTACCAATCCCAGCGGATGTAATAGAAGAAGTAATTAGCGTATCTAACAAAACCCTATCAGCTGTCAGAGATATAATTAAAGAATGGCATCAAATTGTTGATATCTCAGATTTTAAACAGCAAACACCACTTATGTTAGCGGCTAATAATAAAGATGTAAGAACAGTTCAAGCTTTATTAGAAGCTAATGCAAACCCCAATTTACAAGATTTAAGAGGGCGCACGGCCCTTCATGCTGCCATGGCAAGTGGGTGTATAGATTCAGCAAAACTAATAATTAAACACGGTATTGACGCTAATATTACAACGATCGAGAACGCGACCGTATTACACACAGCAGTTAGAATGGGGAGTATTCAATTAACGAAACTGATACTTAGTCATTTTCCTGAATTGATTAATGCCAAAGATCATAATGATATGACTGCAACAGACCTAGCTTTTGAGATAGCGAATTGTAAACTTACATATCATATTTTAACAAACTTTTTAGCTAGTGAATCGAGGTCAACGGTCAGCCATAAATCTTATAAAGAACTGCTAAATTACCTGAATGATATAACTAACTCAGTTACTACAGCATAA
- a CDS encoding DUF6685 family protein, translating to MKLASNSLIKKILTTLTGTIKIEPVNLKSRIEKDPELIPKSPFPTRTIDSGSIIKLQDLRIERGYKYSLDYPHNYSLSIRSIITSNIIDSFSCDIRDIEGLSASKSNLNEFKTLDEFAQKRTKDYISEITKDRLNENLAHRGIRILRGFQSDYLAIHEWDPRLFYINCDGSHHLAAARYIAKKLDHSVPINGKLQQYNFDKIELKRLLDDFNVTIISNHDYRLLKEIELFRATYLIAPLNYRSHEVILLPKDELRSTKVFDLLIKNNAFDGNTYLKRFI from the coding sequence ATGAAATTAGCATCGAATTCACTAATAAAAAAAATATTAACCACACTTACTGGAACAATCAAAATTGAGCCCGTAAATTTAAAATCGAGAATAGAGAAGGATCCAGAGTTAATACCTAAATCTCCCTTTCCAACCAGAACAATTGACTCAGGTAGTATTATCAAACTGCAAGATCTGAGAATTGAACGAGGTTATAAATACTCTCTAGACTACCCACATAATTACTCGTTAAGTATTAGATCTATAATAACGAGTAATATTATTGATTCATTTAGTTGTGATATTAGGGACATTGAGGGGCTATCTGCATCAAAATCAAATTTAAATGAATTTAAAACACTAGATGAATTTGCTCAAAAACGAACAAAAGATTATATATCAGAGATAACAAAAGATAGGTTAAATGAAAATTTGGCTCATAGGGGGATTCGTATTCTCCGTGGTTTTCAGTCAGATTATCTCGCTATACACGAATGGGACCCACGACTTTTCTATATAAATTGTGACGGGTCACACCATCTTGCAGCAGCTAGGTATATTGCAAAAAAACTAGATCACTCAGTTCCAATAAATGGAAAACTTCAACAATATAATTTCGATAAGATCGAATTAAAACGGCTACTAGATGATTTCAATGTAACCATTATTTCAAATCATGATTATAGACTCCTAAAAGAAATCGAATTATTTCGCGCAACATATCTAATTGCACCGCTTAATTACCGCAGTCATGAGGTGATTCTTCTGCCAAAAGATGAACTTCGCTCAACAAAGGTCTTTGATTTGCTAATTAAAAACAACGCATTTGATGGGAATACCTATTTGAAAAGATTCATTTAA